The following is a genomic window from Caproiciproducens sp. CPB-2.
TCATCAGGAAAATCGCGTTGGCTTCCAGAGCGGGCATGGAAACGGAAAACGCCTGCGGGAAAATGACATAGCGCACCAGCTGCGCGCGGGAAAGGCCGATACTGAGTCCCGATTCGATCTGGGTTTTCCCCACCGCCTCCAGTCCGCTGCGGAACGCTTCCGCCATATAGCTTCCGCCCAGAAAAGTCAGCCCCGCAACCGCGCAAAGCTCCGCTTCCAGCTTCAGCCCGATCTGCGTCAGTCCGTAATACAGGAAGAACAGCTGTATCAGCGACGGGGTATTCCTGGAAAACTCAATATAAATCTTCACAATGGATTTCAGCACGCGGACCCGGTAATAAATCGCCAGGCTGCAGAGGAAACCCACCAGAAGCGACAGCGCAATTGCCCACACGGAAATGGTCAGCGTCAGCTGCGCCGCTTTCCAATAGAGAGGCAGGCTCTGTACAATAAAGCCGAAGTTCAATAAAATCCGCCTTCCTTTTGTGATTTAGCCGAAAAGCTTCAATGCTTTGAGAAAATCCGGGATACCGGCTTCAAAGCTGATCCCGAAGCGGAAATCCGAACCCGCCGCCCGGGTCCGGCGGATTCCTTCCACCGTAAAATCGGCAGCGATCCGGGCCGCCTTTACAAGCGGAAAATCGTTCAGAAGCGCGGCGAACAATGCGCTTGCGAAAACGCCCTCCGCTCCGCGGCAGTCTCCTTCCGTACAATCGGAAAGGACATAATCGATTTCTCCGTTTTTCGTGTCGTAGACCGCGGCGCCCGGATGGGCCGCGTCGAAGCGGACGCCGGTCAGAGCAATTTTTTCCGGGCCAAGCCCACCCAGCTTCTTTAAAATACTGTCAATATAAACTCTTTTGTACGGCCCTTTCAGATACGGTTCGTTCAGCAGAAGAGAGGCTTCCGTCAGATTCAGCACAAGGACATTCGCTTTGCCGCAGAGGTTTCTCATCTCCGCCGGGAACGTGCCGCCCAGGTGCGGATACAGCTTTCCGCCGTCCGCCATGTCCGGGTTCACAAGAACGAGCGCATCCTCCTTCTGAAATCCGTCGATCAGGGCGAATACGGCTTTTACCTGTTCCGGGGAGTTCAGATCACCGGTACAGATCCCGTCAAACTTCAGCCCAAGGCTTTTCCAGTGCTCCTGAATTTTGGGGATATCCCCCGCAAGACCGCGATATGTACAGTCCGGGAATCCGTCCCTGCGGGCGGACAGCACCGCGGTGGGAAGCACGGCCGTTTCGATTCCCGCCGCCGAAAGAATGGGCAGCGCAGCCGTCAGCAGGCCTTTCCCGAAGCAGGGCAGGTCATGGATCGCCAAAGCCCTCTTCCGGGGTCTCTCCCTCGCTCCGGTTTGATCAATTCGTCTGAACAGGGTGTTTATGAACTGGGACCGCATCTTGCCACCGCCTCGCGCTTATATTAAACATATATTTTTAGTAGTTATTATATGCGCTATCCTCTCTTTTGTCAACAGGAAAATCAAGATTCCCTGAAAATGACGATGTGCGGAAAAATCGGGAAAACCGGCTTATTTCCCGACCGACATAAACTATTAATGAATTTTTAACAGAATTCCATTTAAAATGGGATATAATATTATTTACAGCATCTACAGTCGATTCTGCAACAAGTTTGCGTTTCTCCCCCGCCTTCGGCGGGGGAGAAACATGTTCTGTCTTTCAAACTGAAATGGAATCGCTGTAATCGTATTTTCCAGCAAACGGAAAAGTTTGAAAACAGAGAAGGTTCATGATCGCACGGAAGGGAGATATCAATTCATGAATATCAGAACAAAATCGAAAACGAAAAAAGGAATCGTTTGCGCGGCGGTCCTTTGTCTGGCGGCCCTGCAGGTCACATCGGCAAGCCCGGTGCAGGCCCTCGGCGCTCCGGATATTTCCATCAGCACGGCGTCCTCTCTGGTGGATGAGATCAAAACCACCGTCGCGTTCGGACTCACCCAGAAGGAATTTATATACACCGATCAATCCGGCAAAAGGCTGACCTGCTTTATCATGGAGTACAATCCGCAGCAGGCCGGCGTGACCCTTGCGGCGGGCACTCCGCACGACGGAACGAAAATCGGCCTCGCCACCGTACGGGACCAGGCGGGCGCCGCGGTCCGAAACGGAAAACAGGTGGTTGCCGCCATCAACGCGGATATGTACAATATGAGCACGGGCGACCCGTGGGGCGTAGTGGTCAAGGACGGAGCCGAAATCCACTCCTATGCGCCGGTGCGAACCTGGTGGAAGTTTTTCGGCGTTAAAAAAGACGGTTTCCCGATTTACGGAGACCGCCGGACTTACGAAGCCAACAAGGGAAACATCCAGCAGGCGCTGGGTATTCACAGTATTCTGGTCGACGGCGGCATCGTCGTCAACACGGACCTGACGTCCACGCTTGCCCCCCGCAACGCCGTGGGCGTGCGCAGTGACAACTCCGTTTTCTTCCTGCTGGCGGACGGCAGAAAGGACCCGTATTCCCACGGGCTGACGCTGCAGCAGACCGCGCAGCTGATGAAGGACCTGGGAGCGGTGTGGGCCGGAAACCTGGACGGCGGCGGCTCGTCCACCCTGATGACCAGGACCCCCGGAGAAACCGCGCTGACCGTAAAAAACCATCCTTCCGACGGCTGGGAGCGCGCCGTAGCCAATTCGTGGCTCTTTATCGCCAACCCGAAGCCGGACGGCGTCTTTGTCTCCGCCGCGCTGACGCCCTATGACAAAACCTATTCCCCGAAATCCATCGTTCCGATCACCGCGAAGGGGCTGGATTTCTCGGGCGCTCCGACCGCCCTTCCCAAAAGCGGGTTAAGCTGGGCGCTGTCCGATTTCAGCTTTGGCAGCATCGGCCAGGACGGTGTTTTCTCCTCCAACGGCAAAGAGGGGCAGGTACAGGTACAGCTTTGGTACAACGGCGGGATCGTCGGTTCCACCTACGTTGAAATCGCCACACCGGACAATTATGTCTCTGTCGGCACCGTCTCGCCGAACGCCGGGAAAGACGCCGGACTGACGGCCACCTATCAGGGACGCGAGGTCATCCTGACTATGAACAAATCGGACTGGTAATTTCAGACACAAAAATGCTGTCCCGGTTAAAAGCCGGGACAGCATTTTTTATCGGGAAAACATCAGTTCCCGTATCCGCTCTGCCCTTCTTTGCCGAATTTCGCTCTGGCGCTCTCGGCCTGAGGGTCGTGCCTGATGTGTTTCTTATCCGTTTTCGCCTGTTTTTTGTCGCTGCCGCCCTTCTTGTCCTTCTGTGTATGGCTCATTGAAATCCCCTTTCCGCCTTATTCGTATTCGATTTTAAAGCCGGTGTGTTCAATGCAGTCCTTGATCTCCTCTTCCGTGGCGGGCTCATTGTACTCCACCTTGACCGAACCGGTCGTCAGGTTCACGCCGACTTCCTGGACTCCCTTGATTTTGTCCAGCGCGTTTTTGATTTGGGTTTTGCACTCTTTATTCTGAATTCCCGATACGCTGCAAAGCATCGTATTCATTTTCTCTCCCCCTCGTTCTCGTTGTTGTTTTTTTCATGCCTGCCGTCATGCATGCCCAGTTTGCGGCCGTCGATCATCCCGGCGTCCGCATTTTCCCCGGGCTTCATCTTTCTCAGCTCCGGGTTGCTCTTTTCCCGGTCCTTCCTTCTGTTTTTGTTATTGTCCATCTTTTTTTCCCTTCCCGTCATGGTATTGTGCCGCCTATCTTCTTAGTATTGATGGAATGAAAAAATTTATACGGGCGCCCCAAAACGCAGAAAAGCCGCATCGGCACGAACCAATGCGGCTTAAATAAAAGGAAACAAAATCAACAATTTTGCGGCTGCGCGATTTTATCGGCGGCCTGAAAACCGGTTTACTTTACTGTGATCAATTCATATTCCCGGCTGCCCAGACCGATCTTTACAGCGTGGTCGATGCAGCTTTTCCAGTTGGTCTCCGGATGCGTGTCGGTAAAATAGTCATGATGGTCGTGCGGCTTTTTCGACAGGATGCTGCCGCTGAGAACGGGCTGGCGGTTGACCGCGTCGGCACAGGCGACATCCAGCGCCACCGGGTCAAAGGAAGCAAACATCCCGACATCCGGAACGATCGGGATATCGTTTTCGGCATGGCAGTCGCAGTACGGGGAAACATCCACCACAAGGCTGATATGGAACTGCGGACGGTCCTTTAAAACGGCGTACGCATATTCCGCGATTTTGCAGTTCAGAATATCATTCGTTTCATCGCCCATGGGGTTTACCGCGTCGAAATTGCAGGCGCCGATGCAGCGGCCGCAGCCGACACACTTATCGTGGTCGATCTGCGCCTTTTTATGTTCGTCAAAGGAAATCGCGTCATGTGCGCAGTTTTTGCGGCACATCCCACAGCCTCTGCAAAGCTCTTTATCCACAATCGGCTTGCCGGCGCTGTGCATTTCCATTTTCCCCGCGCGGGAGCCGCAGCCCATTCCCACATTCTTCAGCGTGCCGCCGAACCCGGTGGACTCATGGCCCTTAAAATGGGTCAGGGTGAGGAAAATATCGGCGTCCATCATCGCACGGCCGATTTTGGCTTCCCTGACATATTCGCCGTCGATCGGGACCAGGGCCTCGTCGGTTCCCTTCAGGCCGTCCGCAATGATCGCATGACAGCCGGTCGCAAAGGGGTTGAAGCCGTTTTCATACGCCGCGTCAAGGTGATCGAGCGCATTCTTCCTTCTGCCCACATACAGGGTATTGCAATCGGTAAGAAACGCCTTTCCTCCCTGTTTTTTAATGAGGTCCACAATGACCTTCGCGTAGTTGGGGCGCAGGTAGGAAATATTGCCCGGCTCCCCAAAATGAATTTTGATGGCCGTATATTTGTCTTTAAAATCAATGGATTCCATTCCCGCTTTCCTGACCAGCTTTTCCAGCTTCTGCAGCAAATTGCAGCTTGGTGTCGCACTGAAATCCGTGAAATATACTTTTGAAGCTCCCATATTCTGTTCTCCTTTTCAGCTTAACGCGTCCCGATTCCTCTGCCTGGAGGCAGACAAAGCAGGATCGATTTTCATTCATTATTATAGCATAAGTTTTTCGGAAGGGAAACATTCTCTCCGCGGAAGGCGGAAAAAGGTCCCGCATATATCTCCCGCCGCGGCACAAAAAATATCCGGTGATTCATAATATATAAAGATTTCATTAAGAAGTTAAAAATTTTACACAATTCAACAAAATTCTATTATTATTTTTCCGGAAAATCCGATACAGAACATAGAATTAAATTGCAAAAAGGAGATGTTTTATGTTAACACCGTATCAATTATCTGAAAATTCAATGAGCGGACAGTTTTTGCCATTCCGGCTGGACAATGAAATTTTTGCAATTGAAAGCATGTATGTAACGGCTATCTCCAAAATGCTGATGATTTCTCCCCTGCCCGGCACCCCGGAATACTGCAAGGGAATTGCCAAAGTAGAGGGAAGGATTCTCCCGGTCATCGACATGCGCTTAAAACTGCGCAAAAATTCCATCCCCTACAATGATGAGACACCGATCATCATGGTCAACCTGGAAGGAGCACAGAGCGGGCTGATCGTAGACACGCTGGCGGACGTTCTGACCGTATACCCCGGATGTCCCGACGGAGATGAGGAACCTCTTCCAAAATCAAATCCGTATTTTAAAGGCATCATAAAAGTCAGCGGCAGCCCGGCAATGGTTCTGGACTGCAAAAAGATCCTGATGGAAGACGGTATTTTTGATCTGGCCCAGCTTGTCTCTTAAGCATTCATACAGAACAGCGGCGGAATTTTCCGCCGCTGTTCTTAATAAGGAAGGCCGGTGTTACCGGCGCTTTGACCTTCTGAGAAAGTACCACGCACAGAAACCAACCAGAGATGCGGCGACGACCGCGATCGCAGCCACCGAGTAAGTATCCACATACCGTACCACCGTTTCCCAGGAAGAGCCGAAAAAAGCCCCCAGATAAACCAGAACGACGTTCCACAGAAGCGTTCCCAGCGCGGTCAGCAGCAAAAACATCCCCATCCTCATTTTTGCCATTCCGGCGGGGATGGAAATGAGGCTGCGCACGACGGGAATAAACCGGCAGAAAAACACCGTAAACTTTCCCCGCCGGGCAAACCACGCTCCCGCGTGGCGGACGTCCTCCCTTTTTAAATGAAGGACTCTCCCCAGCTTCCCGCCCAGCAGACGCTCCAGCCGCTGCGGGCTCATCAGCCTGCCCACGCTGTACAAAACCACGGCGCCCAGAACGGAGCCAATGGTCGCCGAAAGCACCACGCCCCATATTTTCAGGTCCGTTACCGTGGTCATGAATCCGCTGAAGGTTAAAATCACCTCCGACGGAATAGGGGGAAATATGTTTTCAACCGCAATCAGCAGCGCGATTCCAAAATAGCCGTATTGGTTGATAATCCCTATGATCCAATCCTGCATCTCATCAAACTCCTTGCCTCACCTGAATCCTTAGTATTTTCCGGGCACGGCATCCGCCGCCGTCAATCGGGAAGATATTTCTTCCCTCCGAAATAAACGAGCACGCTTCCCAGAAGAATATTAAGATAATAGCTTGAAAATCTCCAAAGGGTGATTCCCGGAATGATATACGGGCCGAAGAATTCCCGGAAGAAGAGATAGAATCCCCCCTCCGCGCCGCCGGAAGAACCCGGCAGCGGAATGAACGACGCGGCCATCATGACAAAAGTATCCGCCGCAACCATCGTAAACACCGGCTCCCCCTTCAGGTTAAAGCTGCGGTAAACAAAGAAGGATAACAGGCTGGCAATCGTAATCTGAATCAGCGTGAAGAAAACCGCGATCGCATACAGGGTGTAATTTTTCCCGAAAATTTTAGAGCTGTCGTGAAAAACAGCAAGCTGACCGTGCACCTGATCGTAAAATTTCCGAGAAAGCTTATGAAGGTGAATTTTGTCCATCAAGCGGATAACCGTCCGCAGGATCAAATCGGTAAGCCTTTCATTCATCATGAAAACCAGCGCAAGCAAAATAAAAAGGCTGTTGGTAACCAGCCCGAAAACGGCGATCACGGCAAAATTACTTACTTTGGTCTGAAAATAATTCAGCTCAAACGCGACCAGAATAAAGGAGTACACAAACGTAACCCCATGGTGGATCAGGGACTTTACGGCCACGATGGAAGTAGCGGTGCCTGTTTCCATTCCCATCTTTGTCATACAGTAGACTTCCATGGGCTCCCCCGTCCCGAAAGGGGCAAGGGCGCTGTAAAAAATTTCGACCATGCCGATATAAAGCGATTCTACCAGGGTCCACGCTTTGTCAAGATGGTTGCAGAGCAGGTGAAGCACATATCCCTCCAAAAACCACCCGGCAAGCACCCCCGCCAGAATCCAGAGAAGCCAGACCGGCTGAAGCTCTGAAAGAACATGCCCCAAACTCTCCATACCGTCTTCGGTAAACAGAAAGAAAGCCAGAATTCCTATTGAAAGTAAAATGGTTGCAGCCGAAAAAATATTTTTAGCAGTCGCCAGTTTTTTTTGATTCTGCATGGCATCCCCTTCAGATACTGTTTTCATTATCATAACACGAGTTTATATTATACAACAGAAAGCCTTAAAAGAACAGCGTGGATTTATAAACAATACATGAAGACTTTATGTACAGGCTTTCATTTACGCCAAAATCGGCTGCAGGAAGCCATTGAACCGGTTTTCAGCCAAATCATCCGCAATGATTATTTTATTATTGCTCTATCCGGCAAACAACATACATAAATCGAAAAAACCGCCTTACGACGGACAAAGCGCCGCACTGGCTGTTCCAATACGGCGCTTATTACAATGAAAATTATGGAAAACGGTATTGGGGGCTAACGCAGCACGGAGGACCATTTTACCCGCAGGATCAGGATGATGGAAATGACCGCGGCTGCATAATTGGAAAACAGGTTGCCCCAGAAAACGGAATAGAACTGCAGCGCCTGTTCCGTGGCCAGAATAAAAAGATACCGCAAAAGCCAGATACGCAAAACGCCCAGCACCAGCGGCACGCCGGTACGGCCAAGGCCGATAAACGCGCCCTGCACCGCCATACAGACGCCGAAGCCCACCACGGAATAGGTGTAGATGTGCAGCGCCCTGTTGGCTACCTCCAGCACGTCCGCCCTCTGCGTGAACAAAACCGTAAGGAAGGGGGACGTCGGTACGATCAGGGCGATGATGGCGACAGCCGTCACCGCGCTGGCCACGCACCCGATCAGGCAGGAACGCTTCGCTTTGTCCGGCTGCTCCGCCCCGATATTCAGGCTGACCATGGTCGTTATGGCCGAACCGAACGCCGCCGGCAGATTAAAGCAGACGGCGGTAATATTGTTGGCGATGCCCTGCCCGTTTAGGACCACCGCGCCGTATTTCTGGGTTTCGTTATTGATCAGGAAAAAGCCGAGATTCAGCATCAGGCTGGTCAGCATGGCGGGAACCCCCACCTGGAAAAGCTGAAAAATCAGCCGTTTGTCAAACCGGAATCCTTTCAGGGTAAGCTTGTCCTCTCCCTCCCTGACAAACAGCTCATAGAACATCCAGCCGCAGATCAGGAAGTTGGCGAAGAACGAAGAGAGCACGCAGCCGACTACCTCCAGCCGCAGCCAGACGACGAATACGATATTAAAAATAATTTTCAGGAAGAGCATAAGCAGCATGCGGATAAAGGTAGCCTCCGGTTTTCCGGTAGCGTTCTTGATCGCGTTGTAGATGCTCTCCAAAAAGGAAAACGGCAGAACAAACGCATAAAGGCTGATATACAGCATGACATTGTGCGAGATTTCCGGGTCCACATTGGCCGAAATCGGAAACGCCACCAGCGCGGACAGGGGCGCGATGCAAAACCCCATGGTAAAGGAAAACACGACGATCTGCGCGGAAATGCTCCGTACCCGGTCAAAATCGCCGTGGCCGTTCGCTTGGCCGATAATGGCCATCGCCGCTACGCTCAGCCCCTGGGCCAGCGCCGTCATCATGTTGATGACGGGTTCGCTGTAGGTGACCGCGCTCGCGACCAGCGTTCCCGCCGCATTATTGATAAAAAGTCCGTCCGTCAACGGCATCAGAGACTGTATGACGCTCATCATCAGCGTTGGCAGTGACAGCATCATCAGGGTCTGCAATATATTTCCGTGCAGAATCAGGTCCCGTCTCTGCTCGGTACTCTGATGTAAAAATTCAAATTTCAATCTAAACCCGCTTTCTGTCTGTGAGTTTTTATTGTATCATGATAAAATCAGGTTTTCAAGACAGAAATCCTTTCTTTTCGCGTTTCTTCCGGAAATTCCGGGCCGCCGTGCAAAAGAAGAAACCGCGCCGGGTATTTCTTCCAAAAAGGAATTCATACCGGGGCGCGGCCGGGTTTTAATTTGATTTTATCCTCATCATTTTCCTGACAATGGCAACAAGCGGTTTATAGAGAACGCCTTCCATCTCACGGCTGACTGTTTTCAGTTCCTTCCGGATGGCTATTTTCTGAGGACAGTGGCTTTCGCATTTTCCGCACTGCCTGCACCGGGACGCGACGGCCGGTTTGGCCGACAGGGCGCCCAGCGACTGAAAATACCGGAACCGCGCCGATTTATCCCGCATCAGGTACTTGTCGTTGTAACAGGAAAAGCATCCGGGAATGTTCACCCCCGCGGGGCAGGGCATACAGTACCCGCAGCCCGTACAGGGGATTTTCGTCTTTTCACCGATTTCCTTTCCGACCGTCCGGAACACATCCAGTTCCTCCGCACAAAGGGAATCGGGCTCCGCCTGTCCCGCGATGCGGATATTTTCCTCCATCTGCGTTTCGTCGCTCATACCGGAAAGCACCACGTTCACTTCGGGATGGTTCCATACCCAGCGCAAAGCCCACTCCGCCGGAGAACGGTTTTTGTCGTAGCTCTGAAAGGCCTTCGTCACCAGTTCGGGCAGGTGCGTGACCAGCTTTCCGCCGCGCAGAGGCTCCATGACGATCACCGGGATTCCCATCGCCGCCGCGGTCTGCAGCCCGGCTTTCGTCGCCTGGTTGTTTTCATCCATATAGTTGTACTGGATCTGGCAGAAATCCCACGGATACGCTTTTAAA
Proteins encoded in this region:
- a CDS encoding amino acid ABC transporter permease, translated to MLLNFGFIVQSLPLYWKAAQLTLTISVWAIALSLLVGFLCSLAIYYRVRVLKSIVKIYIEFSRNTPSLIQLFFLYYGLTQIGLKLEAELCAVAGLTFLGGSYMAEAFRSGLEAVGKTQIESGLSIGLSRAQLVRYVIFPQAFSVSMPALEANAIFLMKETSIVSAVALPDLMFVAKDLIGMYYSTTEALTLLVLFYLLLLLPVSLLLSALERKVRYGQFGN
- a CDS encoding bifunctional hydroxymethylpyrimidine kinase/phosphomethylpyrimidine kinase, with the protein product MAIHDLPCFGKGLLTAALPILSAAGIETAVLPTAVLSARRDGFPDCTYRGLAGDIPKIQEHWKSLGLKFDGICTGDLNSPEQVKAVFALIDGFQKEDALVLVNPDMADGGKLYPHLGGTFPAEMRNLCGKANVLVLNLTEASLLLNEPYLKGPYKRVYIDSILKKLGGLGPEKIALTGVRFDAAHPGAAVYDTKNGEIDYVLSDCTEGDCRGAEGVFASALFAALLNDFPLVKAARIAADFTVEGIRRTRAAGSDFRFGISFEAGIPDFLKALKLFG
- a CDS encoding phosphodiester glycosidase family protein; this encodes MNIRTKSKTKKGIVCAAVLCLAALQVTSASPVQALGAPDISISTASSLVDEIKTTVAFGLTQKEFIYTDQSGKRLTCFIMEYNPQQAGVTLAAGTPHDGTKIGLATVRDQAGAAVRNGKQVVAAINADMYNMSTGDPWGVVVKDGAEIHSYAPVRTWWKFFGVKKDGFPIYGDRRTYEANKGNIQQALGIHSILVDGGIVVNTDLTSTLAPRNAVGVRSDNSVFFLLADGRKDPYSHGLTLQQTAQLMKDLGAVWAGNLDGGGSSTLMTRTPGETALTVKNHPSDGWERAVANSWLFIANPKPDGVFVSAALTPYDKTYSPKSIVPITAKGLDFSGAPTALPKSGLSWALSDFSFGSIGQDGVFSSNGKEGQVQVQLWYNGGIVGSTYVEIATPDNYVSVGTVSPNAGKDAGLTATYQGREVILTMNKSDW
- a CDS encoding CPC_1213 family protein, with translation MSHTQKDKKGGSDKKQAKTDKKHIRHDPQAESARAKFGKEGQSGYGN
- a CDS encoding heavy-metal-associated domain-containing protein; this translates as MNTMLCSVSGIQNKECKTQIKNALDKIKGVQEVGVNLTTGSVKVEYNEPATEEEIKDCIEHTGFKIEYE
- a CDS encoding DUF362 domain-containing protein, whose translation is MGASKVYFTDFSATPSCNLLQKLEKLVRKAGMESIDFKDKYTAIKIHFGEPGNISYLRPNYAKVIVDLIKKQGGKAFLTDCNTLYVGRRKNALDHLDAAYENGFNPFATGCHAIIADGLKGTDEALVPIDGEYVREAKIGRAMMDADIFLTLTHFKGHESTGFGGTLKNVGMGCGSRAGKMEMHSAGKPIVDKELCRGCGMCRKNCAHDAISFDEHKKAQIDHDKCVGCGRCIGACNFDAVNPMGDETNDILNCKIAEYAYAVLKDRPQFHISLVVDVSPYCDCHAENDIPIVPDVGMFASFDPVALDVACADAVNRQPVLSGSILSKKPHDHHDYFTDTHPETNWKSCIDHAVKIGLGSREYELITVK
- a CDS encoding chemotaxis protein CheW, giving the protein MLTPYQLSENSMSGQFLPFRLDNEIFAIESMYVTAISKMLMISPLPGTPEYCKGIAKVEGRILPVIDMRLKLRKNSIPYNDETPIIMVNLEGAQSGLIVDTLADVLTVYPGCPDGDEEPLPKSNPYFKGIIKVSGSPAMVLDCKKILMEDGIFDLAQLVS
- a CDS encoding DedA family protein — encoded protein: MQDWIIGIINQYGYFGIALLIAVENIFPPIPSEVILTFSGFMTTVTDLKIWGVVLSATIGSVLGAVVLYSVGRLMSPQRLERLLGGKLGRVLHLKREDVRHAGAWFARRGKFTVFFCRFIPVVRSLISIPAGMAKMRMGMFLLLTALGTLLWNVVLVYLGAFFGSSWETVVRYVDTYSVAAIAVVAASLVGFCAWYFLRRSKRR
- a CDS encoding lysylphosphatidylglycerol synthase transmembrane domain-containing protein; this encodes MQNQKKLATAKNIFSAATILLSIGILAFFLFTEDGMESLGHVLSELQPVWLLWILAGVLAGWFLEGYVLHLLCNHLDKAWTLVESLYIGMVEIFYSALAPFGTGEPMEVYCMTKMGMETGTATSIVAVKSLIHHGVTFVYSFILVAFELNYFQTKVSNFAVIAVFGLVTNSLFILLALVFMMNERLTDLILRTVIRLMDKIHLHKLSRKFYDQVHGQLAVFHDSSKIFGKNYTLYAIAVFFTLIQITIASLLSFFVYRSFNLKGEPVFTMVAADTFVMMAASFIPLPGSSGGAEGGFYLFFREFFGPYIIPGITLWRFSSYYLNILLGSVLVYFGGKKYLPD
- a CDS encoding MATE family efflux transporter, encoding MKFEFLHQSTEQRRDLILHGNILQTLMMLSLPTLMMSVIQSLMPLTDGLFINNAAGTLVASAVTYSEPVINMMTALAQGLSVAAMAIIGQANGHGDFDRVRSISAQIVVFSFTMGFCIAPLSALVAFPISANVDPEISHNVMLYISLYAFVLPFSFLESIYNAIKNATGKPEATFIRMLLMLFLKIIFNIVFVVWLRLEVVGCVLSSFFANFLICGWMFYELFVREGEDKLTLKGFRFDKRLIFQLFQVGVPAMLTSLMLNLGFFLINNETQKYGAVVLNGQGIANNITAVCFNLPAAFGSAITTMVSLNIGAEQPDKAKRSCLIGCVASAVTAVAIIALIVPTSPFLTVLFTQRADVLEVANRALHIYTYSVVGFGVCMAVQGAFIGLGRTGVPLVLGVLRIWLLRYLFILATEQALQFYSVFWGNLFSNYAAAVISIILILRVKWSSVLR
- a CDS encoding aldo/keto reductase gives rise to the protein MKTRVNVKNGDALSILGFGCMRLPTKNGSIDETRSIRMIHDAVEKGVNYFDTAYIYQNGKSELLLGRALAGGYRGRVKIATKLPPFLVGKLENAKKIFATELQRLQTDHIDYYLLHMLTDKPGYDRLASLGVMEWLEELKAQGKIRNIGFSFHGSRTDFELILKAYPWDFCQIQYNYMDENNQATKAGLQTAAAMGIPVIVMEPLRGGKLVTHLPELVTKAFQSYDKNRSPAEWALRWVWNHPEVNVVLSGMSDETQMEENIRIAGQAEPDSLCAEELDVFRTVGKEIGEKTKIPCTGCGYCMPCPAGVNIPGCFSCYNDKYLMRDKSARFRYFQSLGALSAKPAVASRCRQCGKCESHCPQKIAIRKELKTVSREMEGVLYKPLVAIVRKMMRIKSN